A single genomic interval of Lathyrus oleraceus cultivar Zhongwan6 chromosome 7, CAAS_Psat_ZW6_1.0, whole genome shotgun sequence harbors:
- the LOC127102385 gene encoding rust resistance kinase Lr10-like, producing the protein MTLLYVSLLNQNNHPHHINKDQKVATYFIYVTYIERKNYLRIKKFLKDYKALKPARYTYADIKRITNHFKEELGQGAFGSVFKGKLSNEVHVAVKVLNTSTGNGQEFINEMEAMCQIHHINVARLVGFCADGNKRALVYEFLPKGSLQKFISSADTKDVFLGWERLQNISLGIANGIEYLHQGCDKRILHFDIKPHNVLLDNNFTPKISDFGLAKLCSKERSIVSMTTARGTMGYIAPEVFSRNFGNVSYKSDVYSFGMVLLEMVGGRKITDDTEENSSHVHYPQWIYNLLENEEDIKIHIEGEEDARIAKKLSVVGLWCIQWHPANRPTMKAVVQMLEGNGEKLEMPPNPFASASATRTNAARRLNLELDVISEIE; encoded by the coding sequence ATGACTCTGCTATATGTGTCACTTCTGAATCAAAATAACCATCCACATCATATAAATAAGGATCAAAAAGTTGCAACATATTTTATCTATGTAACTTACATTGAAAGGAAGAATTACCTAAGGATCAAAAAGTTTTTGAAGGACTATAAAGCTCTTAAGCCGGCTAGATATACTTACGCGGACATAAAAAGAATTACAAATCATTTTAAGGAAGAACTGGGGCAGGGAGCTTTTGGATCTGTCTTCAAAGGAAAGCTATCAAACGAAGTTCATGTAGCTGTGAAGGTCCTAAACACTTCAACAGGAAATGGCCAAGAGTTCATCAATGAGATGGAAGCAATGTGTCAGATTCATCACATCAACGTCGCTCGCTTGGTTGGCTTTTGTGCAGACGGAAACAAACGAGCTCTGGTGTATGAATTTTTACCAAAAGGTTCCTTGCAGAAATTCATATCGTCTGCAGACACTAAGGATGTCTTTTTAGGTTGGGAAAGACTACAAAACATTTCTCTTGGTATAGCTAACGGAATTGAGTATCTTCACCAAGGCTGTGATAAACGAATTCTCCATTTCGATATCAAACCCCATAATGTATTGCTAGACAATAATTTCACACCCAAAATTTCTGATTTTGGTTTGGCCAAACTTTGTTCCAAGGAAAGAAGTATTGTGTCAATGACCACGGCTAGGGGAACTATGGGCTACATTGCGCCAGAGGTATTTTCTAGGAACTTTGGCAATGTTTCCTATAAGTCAGATGTTTATAGTTTTGGGATGGTGCTTCTTGAAATGGTTGGAGGAAGGAAAATAACCGATGACACCGAAGAAAATAGCAGTCATGTTCACTATCCACAATGGATTTATAATCTTTTAGAGAATGAGGAAGATATAAAAATCCATATAGAAGGAGAAGAAGACGCTAGAATTGCAAAGAAGCTATCAGTTGTGGGACTTTGGTGCATTCAGTGGCACCCAGCGAATCGACCAACCATGAAGGCTGTGGTTCAAATGCTGGAAGGAAATGGTGAGAAGTTAGAGATGCCTCCTAATCCTTTTGCTTCTGCATCTGCAACTAGAACGAATGCTGCTAGGCGTCTGAACTTGGAACTAGATGTCATCTCAGAAATAGAATGA